A single window of Ammospiza caudacuta isolate bAmmCau1 chromosome 12, bAmmCau1.pri, whole genome shotgun sequence DNA harbors:
- the GP9 gene encoding platelet glycoprotein IX — protein MELLAVLGCALLLPTVLGEDCPSQCSCWSLGEPWGTGVDCSSRGLRALPALPRLTRILHLHNNSLASIPAGALDSLGHLQELRLWDNPWHCDCHILYLKLWLQDFSVPALARLHCASPAPLRMKPLGQLTGNDLGVCARLLPTKCLQFFWRDLFLIAGAVITLLLVAWALKLSKKLVCQLHLGSRRLRRSIPKTHKVL, from the coding sequence atggagctgctggccgtgctgggctgtgccctgctgctccccacggTGCTGGGGGAGGATTGTCCatcccagtgcagctgctggtCCCTGGGGGAGCCCTGGGGGACAGGGGTGGACTGCAGCTCTCGGGGGCTGCGCGCCCTGCCCGCCCTGCCCCGCCTGACCCGCATCCTGCACCTGCACAACAACAGCCTGGCCTCCATCCCCGCCGGGGCCCTGGACAGCCTGGgccacctgcaggagctgcgGCTGTGGGACAACCCCTGGCACTGTGACTGTCACATCCTGTACctgaagctgtggctgcaggattTCTCCGTGCCCGCGCTCGCCCGGCTGCACTGCGCCAGCCCCGCTCCGCTCAGGATGAagcccctggggcagctgaCTGGGAATGACCTGGGTGTCTGTGCCAGGCTTCTCCCGACCAAGTGTCTCCAGTTCTTCTGGAGAGACCTCTTTTTAATTGCTGGAGCAGTAATTACCCTCCTTCTAGTGGCGTGGGCTCTGAAGCTCTCCAAAAAGCTGGTGTGCCAGCTCCACCTCGGGAGCCGGCGGCTGAGGAGGAGcatccccaaaacccacaagGTACTGTGA